A stretch of the Macaca mulatta isolate MMU2019108-1 chromosome 16, T2T-MMU8v2.0, whole genome shotgun sequence genome encodes the following:
- the HEXIM1 gene encoding protein HEXIM1 has translation MAEPFLSEYQHQPQTSNCTGAAAVQEEPNPERPPGAEERVPEEDSRWQSRAFPQLGGRPGPEGEGSLESQPPPLQPQACPESSCLIKGEKGQNGDDLSAGGDFPPPAEGEPKPEAELLAQPCHDSEASKLGAPAAGGEEEWGQQQRQLGKKKHRRRPSKKKRHWKPYYKLTWEEKKKFDEKQSLRASRIRAEMFAKGQPVAPYNTTQFLMDDHDQEEPDLKTGLYSKRAAAKSDDTSDDDFMEEGGEEDGGSDGMGGDGSEFLQRDFSETYERYHTESLQNMSKQELIKEYLELEKCLSRMEDENNRLRLESKRLGGDDARVRELELELDRLRAENLQLLTENELHRQQERAPLSKFGD, from the coding sequence ATGGCCGAGCCATTCTTGTCAGAATATCAACACCAGCCTCAAACTAGCAACTGTACAGGTGCTGCTGCTGTCCAGGAAGAGCCGAACCCTGAGCGCCCCCCAGGCGCGGAGGAGCGGGTGCCCGAGGAGGACAGTAGGTGGCAATCGAGAGCGTTCCCCCAGTTGGGTGGCCGTCCGGGGCCGGAGGGGGAAGGGAGCCTGGAGTCCCAACCACCTCCCTTGCAGCCCCAGGCCTGTCCAGAATCTAGCTGCCTGATAAAGGGCGAGAAGGGCCAGAATGGGGACGACTTGTCCGCTGGCGGCGACTTCCCGCCGCCGGCAGAAGGGGAACCGAAGCCCGAGGCCGAGCTGCTCGCCCAGCCTTGTCATGACTCCGAGGCCAGTAAGTTGGGGGCTCCTGCCGCAGGGGGCGAAGAGGAGTGGGGACAGCAGCAGAGACAGCTGGGCAAGAAAAAACATAGGAGACGCCCGTCCAAGAAGAAGCGGCATTGGAAACCATACTACAAGCTGACctgggaggagaagaaaaagttcGACGAGAAACAGAGCCTGCGAGCTTCAAGGATCCGAGCCGAGATGTTCGCCAAGGGCCAGCCGGTCGCGCCCTATAACACCACGCAGTTCCTCATGGATGATCACGACCAGGAGGAGCCGGATCTCAAAACCGGCCTGTACTCCAAGCGGGCCGCCGCCAAATCCGACGACACCAGCGATGACGACTTCATGGAAGAAGGGGGTGAGGAGGATGGGGGCAGCGATGGGATGGGAGGGGACGGCAGCGAGTTTCTGCAGCGGGACTTCTCGGAGACATACGAGCGGTACCACACAGAGAGCCTACAGAACATGAGCAAGCAGGAGCTCATCAAGGAGTACCTGGAGCTGGAGAAGTGCCTCTCGCGCATGGAGGACGAGAACAACCGGCTGCGGCTGGAGAGCAAGCGGCTGGGCGGCGACGACGCGCGTGTGcgggagctggagctggagctggaccGGCTGCGCGCCGAGAACCTCCAGCTGCTGACCGAGAACGAACTGCACCGGCAGCAGGAGCGAGCGCCGCTTTCCAAGTTTGGAGACTAG